AGTCGATTACGAAAATGCGCTGGATGAGGCACTCAAAGAATGCGGGTGTGAAAAGCTGCTGCTCATGAAATTTATCAATGCAGGATAACTTGCCTGGCGCTATCGTTATGGCTGCGCCACTTGGAAGGGGTGAGGGTGTCAGGCGCCAGGTTATGTCGGCACGCCATGTCGCCGGCACTTGGCGTCGGCCTGTTCCAATGCACCATTCTGGATGGTGGCGTGCCCTGGATGGTTTACAGGTATGAACAGCGCGCCATCGGTTTTCCACAATTGACACAATCCCGGACAATTCAGTACATTTAACACCTGAACCGGTACGGCCCCTACCGTACCGGTCCCTGATCAATAGGCTGGCGTCATAAACACCAGCATCAATACGATCAGGATAAGTAGAAATACGATCTGTTTCATCGTACACTCCTTATCAGATTGGCCCGGCTTCGGTCGGGCCTTTTACCGTCTGCTGCTCATCAGCGCTGTGGCAAAAGCGCCTGGCGCCTGCCACGGCGATATTTTCTGCAAATCCATGCTCTTGCAGTCAGCCGTTGCGTCGTATTTATCTGCCTCGTTTTCTACGGAGGCAGCCTGTTTCCGTTTGCAGCCCTTAACGGCAATCACCTTGCCCATGCGCGCCGTGCTGTTGCGCATGGCTGCCTTTTATCTACCGCTGTCAGGGTTTTTCAGGCCTTCGCAGTCAAATTGTCATAAAATGATTTCCGGTCGCTGAGTTAACCGACAACTTGCGGGGCGACAGCTGAAAAACACGGTGCACATGCCAGGCTTGGCATGGGGTCGTATTCAGATACATTCCGCTAAAGCGTCGCGCCAGTATTAATCCCATTCGGTGCTGCGCGTTCTTTTTAAGAATGTCGGTTTTGTTTTGACACTATTAATTGGACGCAACATGGCCCACAACGATTTTCTCTTTACTTCCGAATCCGTTTCCGAAGGTCACCCCGATAAGGTTGCTGACCAGATTTCCGACGCCATTCTTGATGCGCTGCTTGAGCAGGACCCCAACTCCCGCGTGGCTGCCGAAACGCTGTGCAATACCGGCCTGGTTGTCCTGGCCGGAGAAATCAGCACCAAAGCCAACATCGACTATATTCAGATCGCGCGCGATACGATCAAGCGCATCGGCTATGACAACACCGAATATGGTATTGACTACAAGGGCTGCGCGGTTCTGGTCGCTTATGACAAGCAGTCTCCCGACATTGCCCAGGGAGTAGACCGCAGCGAAGAAGATATTCTGAACCAGGGCGCTGGGGATCAGGGCCTGATGTTTGGTTTTGCATGCGATGAAACCCCGGATCTCATGCCTGCGCCCATCTGGTATGCCCACCGTCTGGTGCAGCGTCAAAGCGAACTGCGCAAGGACGGCCGCCTGCCCTGGCTGCGTCCCGATGCCAAATCCCAGGTCACGTTCCGCTATGTCGATGGCAAGCCGGTAGAGGTCCATACCGTTGTGCTGTCTACCCAGCACGCCCCGGACATTTCCCAGGAAGCGATTCGCGAAGCGGTCATTGAAGATATTATCAAGCCGACGTTTGCCGAAGGCCTGATCACCCCCAATACCAAATTCCTGATCAACCCGACGGGCAAGTTCATTATTGGCGGCCCTCAGGGCGATTGCGGTCTGACCGGACGCAAGATCATTGTCGATACCTATGGTGGCGCGTGCCCGCATGGCGGCGGCGCGTTTTCAGGCAAAGATCCTTCCAAGGTTGATCGTTCTGCTGCCTATGCAGCACGTTATGTAGCAAAGAATATTGTGGCAGCGGGTCTGGCGCGCCAGTGCCAGATTCAGGTCAGCTACGCCATCGGTGTGGCCGAGCCCATTAATATTACCGTGTACACGGAAGGCACCGGCGTCATTCCTGACGACGACATTGCCAAACTGGTACGCGAGCATTTTGACCTGCGTCCGCGCGGTATCGTGCAGATGCTGGATCTGCTGCGTCCGATCTATGCCAAATCTGCCGCCTATGGGCACTTTGGCCGTTCCGAGCCCGAGTTCAGCTGGGAAGCGCTGGACAAAGCGGCGGTTCTGAAAAAAGCCATCGCTTAAGGTATAATCGTCGTGTCCTGAGGGGCGTTGCGACATGACTTACCCGTCATGCCAGGCTCAGGATACGATCAGGTAACGAACCGCGCTCATCATATACTGCGTTGCTGGTCTATGGTGAGACGTAACTCACAGTCGGCATCGCAGTATGTTTCAGGATGAAAACTATGACTGCTGATTACAAAATTGCCGATATTGCGCTGGCCGACTGGGGCCGCCATGAACTGTCCATTGCCGAAACCGAAATGCCGGGCCTGATGGCCACGCGCGAAGAGTTCGCCAAATCCCAACCGCTCAAGGGCGCTCGCATTGCCGGCAGCCTGCACATGACCATCCAGACCGGTGTGCTGATCGAAACGCTCACTGCGCTGGGTGCCGAAGTGCGCTGGGCCTCCTGCAATATTTTCTCTACCCAGGACCACGCTGCTGCTGCCATTGCTGCCAGTGGTGTACCGGTGTTTGCCATCAAGGGCGAGACGCTGGCCGATTACTGGGAATATACCCACCGCATTTTCGACTGGCCGGGTGAACAGGCCAATATGATCCTGGATGATGGCGGCGACGCTACCACCCTGCTGCACCTGGGGGCCAAGGCGGAAAAAGACATTTCCGTGCTGAACAATCCAGGCAGTGAAGAGGAAACCGTGCTGTTTGCCGCTATTCGCGAACGCCTGGCCAAAGATGCCACCTGGTACTCCACCAGGCTGGCCAATATCATTGGTGTTACCGAAGAAACCACGACCGGCGTGCATCGCCTGTATCAGATGGCGCAGAAAGGCGAATTGCATATTCCCGCCATCAACGTCAACGACTCGGTTACCAAATCCAAATTCGATAATCTGTATGGCTGCCGTGAATCGCTGGTCGACGGCATCAAGCGCGCGACCGACGTGATGGTCGCCGGCAAGATTGCGGTTGTGGCCGGTTTTGGCGATGTGGGCAAGGGTTGCGCCCAGGCGCTGTCAGCCCTGCGCGCCCAGGTATGGGTTACCGAAATCGATCCGATCTGCGCCCTGCAGGCATCCATGGAAGGCTACAAAGTGGTCACCATGGAAGAAGCGGCGGACAAGGCAGATATCTTTGTCACGGCCACAGGCAACTATCATGTGATTACACGCGATCATATGGAGCGCATGAAAAACGAAGCCATCGTCTGCAATATTGGTCACTTTGACAATGAGATTGATGTGGCTGCTGTTGAAGATTTGCAGTGGGAAGAAATCAAGCCCCAGGTTGACCATATTATTTTCCCCGACGGCAAACGTATTATTCTGCTGGCCAAGGGACGCCTGGTCAATCTGGGTTGCGCTACCGGTCATCCGTCATTTGTGATGTCTGCCTCGTTTACCAACCAGACCATTGCACAGATCGAATTGTTTACCCGTACCGAACAGTACAAGAAAGGCCAGGTGTATGTGCTGCCCAAGCATCTTGATGAGAAGGTAGCGCGCCTGCATCTGAAAAAACTGGGTGTGAACCTGACCACGCTGTCGCAGAAACAGGCTGATTACATCAGCGTGCCTGCGCAGGGGCCATTCAAGCCCGATCATTATCGCTATTGATCAATCGCTGCGGCTGCTGTCGGCCCGCGTTATCATTACAGATGTGATTGCTGCAAATGTGACGAGCTGTCGGCAGTCGGTTCGTTTTCGGATTGGCTGCCGGAGCATGCCGCGCTGCGGCGACTTTTGATCATTGTGCTGCCGTTCAACTGTCATGCAAGGTGTTGCGGTACGGGGGGCGCAATGGCAGCGTGAGCGTAGGGCGCACGTTGTTCTGGTGTTGGTGTTCTTTTGGTGTTGGTGTTCTATTAGGGAATTTAAAGGAGAAGTGATATGACATTGCTGTTAACCTGGGTCCTGCAGGCGCTGGCCCTCATGATTGTTGCCTATATACTGCCAGGCATTACTGTAACCAGCTTTGTATCTGCGCTTATTGCAGCTGTCATTCTGGGGCTGGTCAATACGGTGATTTATCCCATTCTTGCCATTCTCACCCTGCCCATTACCATTGTTACGCTGGGGCTTTTCCTGCTGGTGCTTAACGTGCTCATGTTCTGGCTGGCCGGATCGGTATTCAATGGCTTCAAGGTGGATGGTTTCTGGTGGGCCGTCATTGGCGCCGTGCTCTATTCCATTATTTCTGCAATTTTGCTGAGTATTCTGAATTAACGTTATGAGTTCTTTTTCCGACGAGGCATTCAGCCTGGAGTTTTTCCCGCCGCGCGATCAGGTATCGCGCGAGCGGCTGGTAGGCACCGCCAAGCAGTTGATGGCGATGCATCCTCGTTATATAAGTGTGACTTTCGGGGCAGGCGGCTCTACCCGGGATGGAACGGCCGAGACCGTCTCCATGTTCTCGCAACTCGGTTGCGAGGCCGCCCCGCACCTGTCCTGCATTGGCGCCAGCAGAGCGTCGCTGATCCAATTGCTGGATCAGTACAAGGCCAAAGGCATTCATCGCATCGTGGCGTTGCGTGGCGATCTGCCCTCGGGCATGGGCGGCAATGATTCAGAGTTACCGTATGCGTCCGAACTGGTCAGGCTTATTCGCGAACATTCGGGCGATTGGTTTCATGTTGAAGTGGCTGCCTATCCGGAAATGCACCCGCAGGCCGACAGTCCCGAGCATGATCTGGATAATTTTGTCACCAAGGTCAATGCCGGTGCCAATAGTGCGATCACGCAGTATTTTTTCAATGCCGACGCCTATTTCGATTTTGTTGATCGTGCCGTGCAGCGTGGCGTGAGTATTCCGATCGTGCCAGGAATCATGCCGATTACCAACCATACGCAGTTGCTGCGGTTCTCGCAAATGTGCGGTGCCGAAGTGCCGCGCTGGATTCGCCTGCGCCTGGCGCAATATGGCGATGATAAAGCTTCCATTCGTGCCTTTGGTGCCGATGTGGTTACCCAGCTGTGTCAGAAGCTGATTGACGGCGGTGTGCCGGGCATTCATTTTTATACGCTTAATAATGCCGAAGCCACGCTGGCGATATGGAAAAATCTGCGCTATTGAGTGCCTGGTACTAACACGCACATGAATCAAAAAGTCCGGTTGTTACCGGACTTTTTTCGTTTGACATTTGTCATGCCCTGCAAGGCATAGTGTCGCGTGGCGGGGTGCGCCAGCGATGCCTCGCGCTATATATCCGGTCATGCGCTCATGCGGTGAGTCACACCCTTGCGTATCGGGGCACGACTTAATCCGTGCTGTTTCTGGCCGGTACGATCCAGCCGCCAGGGGTCACAATCGCATCCAGCGGCATATCATGGCTTGCGGGCAGATAAGAATCGTCGATCAGCCTTCATCCCAGCCGATGCCTACACTCACCGGGTTGTGGCCCTGCTGCGCCAGCGCATGCAGGGTGCGGTCATAATACCCTTTGCCATAGCCCAGCCGATGACCATCACGGGTATAACCGAGTGTGGGTACCAGTATCAGGGACGGCTGCATCGCCGGCGTATCTACTTGTGGTTCGGGAATGTTGAAGGCGCCACGCCGCAACGGGGTATCGGGCGACCAGCGGTAAAAGTGCAGCGGTGCGTCCAGCTGTTCAATCACAGGCAGGCTGATGTCGTGACCCAGCGTATGCAAATCATGCAGCAGCGAAATCATGTCGGGTTCATCCCGTATGGGCCAGAAACCGGCGATGGAACCGATAGATGCATGATCCGGCAAACGGCAATCTTGGTGGCGGCCCTGCAGCCAGTCCAAAATATGCTGTTTTATTTGTACACTTAGCATCTGGCGACGCGAGTCGGGGATGGCCGATCTGGCCGCAAGTAGGGATTGACGCAAAGTCGGAGTATCGGCGGATGTCATGACCTGTGACGATATAGAATGTAGTACAAAGCATGACTATAACAGGACAGCATATGCAACAGCGGGCACAAGCAAAAAGCAGGTTCAACAAAGGTGTTGCGGGCAGCCTGCGTCGCCGGTCAATGCAAGTCATCTGGGGGGCGCTCGGTTCTGGCGTGTTGCTGGCAGGCTGTGCCGAGTCGGTACAGCACACCCAGGATAGCAGACCGTCGCTCACGCCACGTAGTCTGGCCACCACTTCATCGGCAGTCATATACGGACAGGCGCCTCGTGCGGTGCCGCAGGCGGCGCGCGCGGCGGTGGTGTCGGCCAGAGAGGCCATGCAGCGTCGCCAATGGGAGGCGTTGCCCGGCTATGCAGAACAGGCCCGGGATGATCATGAACTTGGCGGCTATCCCATGTACTGGTATCTGCGCCAGTTGTTGAATGACCCTGCGCAGCCGGTTCCCACGCAGCAGATCTATGCTTTTTTACAGCAGAACAAGAATCCCTATCTGGAAAACCGCCTGAAATCGGACTGGATCCTGGCGTCGGCCAAGCGGGGAGACTTTGATACTGTGCGACGTATCGGCACCGTGGCCAGCCGGACTTCGGAAGTCGATTGCGCCATCCTGCAGGCACGCTTTCTTGGCAACGGGCAGGTCTCTGCCGCACAGGCGCTGGATGTGTTCAAGCCAGGCGATGCCTGCTGGAACATGCTGGGGCAACTGACGGCGGCCAAAATTATCACCCAGGAGCACCTGGAACCGTTGTTGCGCGATGCCGTTGAATACGACAGCAAGGCCAGCGCCCGCCGCTATGCAGCGCTGGCGTTCTCGCCCGCCGGGCTGTCTTCCTACGATGCGCTCATGGCCAACCCGATGGGCTGGCTGGCCACCCAGAGCGGCTCGGCCAATGGCGAACTGCAGCAGTTACGTGCGCTGGCCTTCAGTCGTCTGGCGCGACAGGACAGAGATGGCGGAGCCGTTTTTCTGGAGACGCAGGGCGGTGCATTGCTGAGCGAGCGCAATCGTCAATGGGCCTGGACGCAGTTCGGCCTGATCGCTGCGCTGAATCTGGAGGCCCGGGCGGATGGCTGGTATCGCAAGGCAGGCCAGGGTTTTCGTCTGAGCGACTATAACCATGCCTGGCGCACCCGCATGGCGCTGCGCCAGCCCGCCATTGACTGGAAATGGGTAGAGCAGACCATTGGCATGATGGGCCCCGAACAGCAGAAAGAACCGGTTTGGGTTTACTGGTATGGCCGCGCCCGTGCAGGGCAGGGCGACACCAGCGGCGCCACCAGCGCCTGGCGGTCTATTTTGTATGACCATGGTTTCTACGGGCAACTGGCGACCGAGGCATTGGGAAGCAAGATTTCCGTGCCGCCGCAGCCGGCAGAACCGAGCACTGCCGAAATCAACAAAATCATGACGCACGAAGGCCTGCAGCGCGCTATTGCCTTGTTCCGCCTGGGCTGGCGTCCGGAAGCGGTAGGCGAATGGAATTTTGCGATTCGTGGTATGAACGATCGCGAGCTGATGGCGGCAGCAGAATGGGCCTTGCGCGAGCAGGTCTATGATCGGGCCATCAACACCTCCATGCTGACCAAAAACGATTTCAATTTCCGCCAGCGTTATCTGGCCCCATTCGAAGGGCGGGTCAGTCAGCAGGCGCGTGCCGTGGGTGTGGACCCTGCCTGGGTCTACGGTCTGATCCGTCAGGAATCGCGCTTTGTGACAGCCGCCCGCTCGTCGGTGGGCGCCTCTGGGCTGATGCAGGTCATGCCGGGAACGGCGCAATTGGTCGCGCGCAAGCTGGGTCTGAGTTATTCGAATGCCAATGATTTTGACACCAACACGCTATTGGGCACTTCTTACCTGAAAATGACCCTGGACGACCTGAATGGCTCCGAGGTTTTGGCTACTGCCGGCTACAACGCGGGGCCCAACCGCGCCAAGCGCTGGCGTGATTCGCTTAGTCAGCCACTGGAAGGCGCAATTTTTGCGGAAACCATCCCCTTTACGGAAACCCGGCTGTATGTGAAACATGTCATGTCCAATGCAACCTGGTACGATGCCCAGTTCAGCGGGCGGTCGCAATCGCTTGTGCAGCGGCTGGGGCAGGTGAGGCCCTGATGTCCGTAACCGATGGCCTTGATGTATATGTGGTGGGCGGTGCCGTGCGCGATGAGTTGCTGGGACTGCCGCAGGGAGACCGGGACTGGGTCGTGGTGGGAGCCAGTCCGCAGGAGATGGTGCGGCGTGGTTTCCAGCCGGTAGGCGGCGATTTTCCGGTTTTCCTGCATCCGCAAACCAAAGAGGAATATGCGCTGGCACGCACCGAAAGAAAAGCGGGGCGCGGCTACAAGGGCTTCACCTTTCATACGGGTCCGGAAGTGACGCTGGAAGAGGATTTAAAGCGTCGCGATCTGACCATTAATGCCATGGCGCGCCGCACCGATGGTACGCTGGTTGATCCCTTGCGTGGTCGCGATGACCTTGAGCGCCGCGTGTTCCGGCATGCCAGCCAGGCGTTTGCCGAAGATCCGGTGCGCATATTGCGCGTGGCGCGGTTTGCAGCGCGCTTCACCGAGTTCACACTGGCCGGCGGTACGCTGCAGCTGTGTCGGGACATGGTCGCTAGCGGAGAGACCGATGCCCTGGTACCCGAGCGGGTCTGGAAAGAGGTCTCGCGCGGGCTCATGAACGAAAAGCCGTCGCGCATGTTCACTGTTTTGCAGGATACCAATGCGCTTGCTGTCGTGATGCCACAATTACATTGGAATACAGAAGTGGCACAGGCCACCGATTTGTCGGCTGCCAGAATCCTGCCGCTGCCTTCGCGCTACGCGGTGGCGCTGTCACAGACACGCGAGCATGCAGCGTTGAGCGTGCATCTTAAAGTGCCTGCCGAATGTGCTGATTACGCCCGCCTGGCGCAGGTGCTATCGGAGCGCCTGGATATGTTGCCATTGCCACCGAGCCCGACGGCGCAGGCGCACTTGTTGAGCCGCGCCCAATATGTGCTGGAAACACTGGAAGTGACGGACAGTTTGCGCAAGCCGACGCGGTTTCGTGATTTACTGGGCGTCGTTTTGTGTACCCGACATTCTGCGGCGGAAAATCTGCAGGCGGAAATCACGCGCATTGAGTCCTGGAGTGAAATACTGGATTGTTATTTGCGGGTTGATGCGGGCGCAGTCGCGCGGCAAACCGCGGGGGGCACCAACGCGATCAAGGCGGCGGTGCGTGCGGCAAGACTGGATGCCATTGCCGCCTGCCTGGAAAAAATTGCACCGGGCTAGACCCGGATTGTCAGGCGTTGTACCATTGGCGCATGTGCCAACAGCGGTTATAAGGGCGGTTATTTCAAATGCAATATCAGGGGTTGCTGCTCATTCCGCTCCAGCGGGTGACCGAACCGGTATCTATGTCAAAGAGATCCAGTGCCCGACCGACACTGTGGTCGACCATAGCCTGGATACTTTCCGGGCGCGCATAAAAAGCCGGCACCGGCGGCATGACGATGGCGCCCATTTCCGTTACCGCCACCATGCTGCGTAAGTGACCCAGATGCAGCGGTGTTTCCCGGACCATAAGCACCAGCTTGCGCCTTTCCTTGAGCACCACATCGGCAGCGCGGGTCAATAGCGAAGAGGTGACACCGCTGGCAATTTCCGAGAGCGTACGAATGGAACAAGGAGCAATGAGCATCCCGCTGGTTTTGAAAGAACCGCTGGAAATGACCGCCCCTACATCCTGAATCGCATGCACTACCGTTGCCCGGTCGGCCAGTTCACCGGGATGCATCTGCAGCTCTTGCGACAAGGTCAGGCTGGCCGAGCGGCTCATGACCAAATGGGTTTCGAAGCCGGCCTGGGCAAGCAGCTCAAGAGCACGGACACCGTAAATGGCGCCAGAGGCGCCGGTGATACCGACAATAATACGTGCAGGTGTGGAAACGGAGCTTGGCATGGGCAAATGGCTGTTTCGGTAAGGATAAATGGGCTGGCTGATATTGGCGGCCTGGCCGGGGCAAAATACACCGGCTGAAAGGGCTATTATACCCGCTGGCGCATAAAGCGACGCGGGCCGGGGTTTGTGGTTAACCGGATGACGCAAGCCTGTCGGTATTGGTTAACGACGGTGGGCTATATTGGCCAGGCGAGAGAAGCAATAGGGGGCACAGATGGATCAGGTTAAAAGCGCAGCGGATCACTGGCAGTTTTCGCTGGCTGTGTATACCCGTGAGGGCGTGGCCGGGCACTGTCTCGCGCTGCAGCACAGGCTGGAGACTGGATGTCAACGTCTTGTTGCTCATGCTGTGGGCGGCCAGGCAGTGGGGCGCCGCGCCTACGGCAGAACAGATTGCCGATGCCGACAGCACAATTGCTGCGTGGCGGTGCGAGATCGTTATCCCCTTGCGTCAGCTGCGAACGCGGCTCAAGAGCGGGCCGGCGCCGGCGCCCGATGCAATGACAGATGTGTTAAGGAACGATATCAAGCGACTTGAACTGGAGGCCGAGCGCATGCAGCAGGAGGTATTGGCGCAGTGGGTAAAGGAACAGACGCAGGCGATAAACGCAGGTGCGCAAGGCGGTGTGGTACAGCAGAGAATGGAGATAACGCAGGCCCAGGACGATGCGTGGTCCGATCCGGTCACGCAAGACGGTATTTCTGCGCCAGACCGGTCGCAGGCAGAACTGGCAGATACGGCGGAAAACGCCAGGCAACTGGCTGTGCTGGAGCAGACGGCCGTCAGGGTGGTTGCTCATTACGAGGCGCAGCATGGATATGCTAACGCAGCGGATGGGCAGCCTGCGGTTGCCGAAGCAGTTGCGGTGGAATCTGTGAGCGATGAGCACGCTGCGGACCCATGGCTGGCCTTGCAGCATGCACATCAGGTCGTGCTGGCTGCAGCGGCGGTGTTTGCGTCAGCCTGATGGCGAAAATGGCTGCTGCACCATAACCGGACCGCCGCTACCCTCGTGGCCCGCAGCAAGGCCAAAGCGTTGGGATCAGAACCAGGATGTGGTCGATACGCCCTGGCCGTCATTCAGGCGAATGGCGCCCATGACGATGCGATAGATGTACCATACGGTAACGGCGATAAGCACAATCCAGCCGATCAGGATAATCATTAGCAAAAAGCCTGCAATCGCGCCGATCAGGCCGATCCAGAAAGTACGGATCAGATATTGCATATGATCGGCATAGACCGTATTGGCGAACTCGCCCCGTTTGGCGTAGGCCATGATGACGCCCACCACTGAAAACAGCCCGGTAAACAGTCCCAATGCGTACATTGCATACGTAATCCAGGTGAAATTGCGAGCGGCGTTATCCGGCGCGGGAACCGGAGTCTGGCTCTGGCTGGTTTCTTCGTTCATTGCAGTATCCCCTTGAGTTCAGGCGTGAGTCACTTTAAGTCTGTCCACTTTAAACTTTAAGTAATAACTACTTTAATATAGATTGCAAGTTTAATAAACCGATATTGCATTCGTGTAAAAATGTAGCAGATTGACATTGCCGCATGAAGTATTTGCTTCCGTATAAGGGATGCGGTAGACTCGCGCGGCGGCAATGGCTTTTGCCATGCCTTGCCGGAACCCTTGCTGTATCAGGGCATGTGTGCTTTCCGGCATTGCCCGCCCTTATTCTCCCAACCATATGGACTATAACAATGAAAAAATTTGACCTTGAAAAAGCCAAAGCGCTTAAAACAGTGGGAAAAATGAAACAAGAAGGCGTGCCGGGGCAGTTCGGCGCCGCCGATGCCGCAGTTGATCGCCGCGCCCAGCGCAAGCTGGACCAGGCCCAGGGGCTGGTCTCTTTTCCGGTCAAGCTCAGGCAGGAAGTGATTGACCAGATTCGTGAGCGCGCGGTGCAGCAGGACAGGAATACCAACGACATTATCGGACAATTGCTGGAACAGGCGCTCAAGGGCTGATGCAATTGGGCCCGCTACCTGAGCGTCGCGATTAATAGTCAGGGGCGGGAGGGCTTGGCAACGCTGTAGCCCCTATTTTCGGATTCCG
Above is a window of Advenella kashmirensis WT001 DNA encoding:
- a CDS encoding DUF4870 family protein → MNEETSQSQTPVPAPDNAARNFTWITYAMYALGLFTGLFSVVGVIMAYAKRGEFANTVYADHMQYLIRTFWIGLIGAIAGFLLMIILIGWIVLIAVTVWYIYRIVMGAIRLNDGQGVSTTSWF
- the ahcY gene encoding adenosylhomocysteinase; amino-acid sequence: MTADYKIADIALADWGRHELSIAETEMPGLMATREEFAKSQPLKGARIAGSLHMTIQTGVLIETLTALGAEVRWASCNIFSTQDHAAAAIAASGVPVFAIKGETLADYWEYTHRIFDWPGEQANMILDDGGDATTLLHLGAKAEKDISVLNNPGSEEETVLFAAIRERLAKDATWYSTRLANIIGVTEETTTGVHRLYQMAQKGELHIPAINVNDSVTKSKFDNLYGCRESLVDGIKRATDVMVAGKIAVVAGFGDVGKGCAQALSALRAQVWVTEIDPICALQASMEGYKVVTMEEAADKADIFVTATGNYHVITRDHMERMKNEAIVCNIGHFDNEIDVAAVEDLQWEEIKPQVDHIIFPDGKRIILLAKGRLVNLGCATGHPSFVMSASFTNQTIAQIELFTRTEQYKKGQVYVLPKHLDEKVARLHLKKLGVNLTTLSQKQADYISVPAQGPFKPDHYRY
- the metK gene encoding methionine adenosyltransferase → MAHNDFLFTSESVSEGHPDKVADQISDAILDALLEQDPNSRVAAETLCNTGLVVLAGEISTKANIDYIQIARDTIKRIGYDNTEYGIDYKGCAVLVAYDKQSPDIAQGVDRSEEDILNQGAGDQGLMFGFACDETPDLMPAPIWYAHRLVQRQSELRKDGRLPWLRPDAKSQVTFRYVDGKPVEVHTVVLSTQHAPDISQEAIREAVIEDIIKPTFAEGLITPNTKFLINPTGKFIIGGPQGDCGLTGRKIIVDTYGGACPHGGGAFSGKDPSKVDRSAAYAARYVAKNIVAAGLARQCQIQVSYAIGVAEPINITVYTEGTGVIPDDDIAKLVREHFDLRPRGIVQMLDLLRPIYAKSAAYGHFGRSEPEFSWEALDKAAVLKKAIA
- a CDS encoding 5-formyltetrahydrofolate cyclo-ligase, whose product is MTSADTPTLRQSLLAARSAIPDSRRQMLSVQIKQHILDWLQGRHQDCRLPDHASIGSIAGFWPIRDEPDMISLLHDLHTLGHDISLPVIEQLDAPLHFYRWSPDTPLRRGAFNIPEPQVDTPAMQPSLILVPTLGYTRDGHRLGYGKGYYDRTLHALAQQGHNPVSVGIGWDEG
- a CDS encoding tRNA CCA-pyrophosphorylase; its protein translation is MSVTDGLDVYVVGGAVRDELLGLPQGDRDWVVVGASPQEMVRRGFQPVGGDFPVFLHPQTKEEYALARTERKAGRGYKGFTFHTGPEVTLEEDLKRRDLTINAMARRTDGTLVDPLRGRDDLERRVFRHASQAFAEDPVRILRVARFAARFTEFTLAGGTLQLCRDMVASGETDALVPERVWKEVSRGLMNEKPSRMFTVLQDTNALAVVMPQLHWNTEVAQATDLSAARILPLPSRYAVALSQTREHAALSVHLKVPAECADYARLAQVLSERLDMLPLPPSPTAQAHLLSRAQYVLETLEVTDSLRKPTRFRDLLGVVLCTRHSAAENLQAEITRIESWSEILDCYLRVDAGAVARQTAGGTNAIKAAVRAARLDAIAACLEKIAPG
- a CDS encoding lytic transglycosylase domain-containing protein, with protein sequence MQQRAQAKSRFNKGVAGSLRRRSMQVIWGALGSGVLLAGCAESVQHTQDSRPSLTPRSLATTSSAVIYGQAPRAVPQAARAAVVSAREAMQRRQWEALPGYAEQARDDHELGGYPMYWYLRQLLNDPAQPVPTQQIYAFLQQNKNPYLENRLKSDWILASAKRGDFDTVRRIGTVASRTSEVDCAILQARFLGNGQVSAAQALDVFKPGDACWNMLGQLTAAKIITQEHLEPLLRDAVEYDSKASARRYAALAFSPAGLSSYDALMANPMGWLATQSGSANGELQQLRALAFSRLARQDRDGGAVFLETQGGALLSERNRQWAWTQFGLIAALNLEARADGWYRKAGQGFRLSDYNHAWRTRMALRQPAIDWKWVEQTIGMMGPEQQKEPVWVYWYGRARAGQGDTSGATSAWRSILYDHGFYGQLATEALGSKISVPPQPAEPSTAEINKIMTHEGLQRAIALFRLGWRPEAVGEWNFAIRGMNDRELMAAAEWALREQVYDRAINTSMLTKNDFNFRQRYLAPFEGRVSQQARAVGVDPAWVYGLIRQESRFVTAARSSVGASGLMQVMPGTAQLVARKLGLSYSNANDFDTNTLLGTSYLKMTLDDLNGSEVLATAGYNAGPNRAKRWRDSLSQPLEGAIFAETIPFTETRLYVKHVMSNATWYDAQFSGRSQSLVQRLGQVRP
- a CDS encoding TIGR02444 family protein gives rise to the protein MRAWPGTVSRCSTGWRLDVNVLLLMLWAARQWGAAPTAEQIADADSTIAAWRCEIVIPLRQLRTRLKSGPAPAPDAMTDVLRNDIKRLELEAERMQQEVLAQWVKEQTQAINAGAQGGVVQQRMEITQAQDDAWSDPVTQDGISAPDRSQAELADTAENARQLAVLEQTAVRVVAHYEAQHGYANAADGQPAVAEAVAVESVSDEHAADPWLALQHAHQVVLAAAAVFASA
- a CDS encoding UbiX family flavin prenyltransferase, encoding MPSSVSTPARIIVGITGASGAIYGVRALELLAQAGFETHLVMSRSASLTLSQELQMHPGELADRATVVHAIQDVGAVISSGSFKTSGMLIAPCSIRTLSEIASGVTSSLLTRAADVVLKERRKLVLMVRETPLHLGHLRSMVAVTEMGAIVMPPVPAFYARPESIQAMVDHSVGRALDLFDIDTGSVTRWSGMSSNP
- a CDS encoding phage holin family protein, producing MTLLLTWVLQALALMIVAYILPGITVTSFVSALIAAVILGLVNTVIYPILAILTLPITIVTLGLFLLVLNVLMFWLAGSVFNGFKVDGFWWAVIGAVLYSIISAILLSILN
- the metF gene encoding methylenetetrahydrofolate reductase [NAD(P)H] — protein: MSSFSDEAFSLEFFPPRDQVSRERLVGTAKQLMAMHPRYISVTFGAGGSTRDGTAETVSMFSQLGCEAAPHLSCIGASRASLIQLLDQYKAKGIHRIVALRGDLPSGMGGNDSELPYASELVRLIREHSGDWFHVEVAAYPEMHPQADSPEHDLDNFVTKVNAGANSAITQYFFNADAYFDFVDRAVQRGVSIPIVPGIMPITNHTQLLRFSQMCGAEVPRWIRLRLAQYGDDKASIRAFGADVVTQLCQKLIDGGVPGIHFYTLNNAEATLAIWKNLRY